From one Caldithrix abyssi DSM 13497 genomic stretch:
- a CDS encoding PAS domain S-box protein — protein MAFIGYLPAAQMDVINYNVQQGLVQSQVFDIVQDNDGFIWFATAGGISRFDGHDFISFTKRQGIADNFTTSALLDRDGFLWFGHQKGKLSKINPKTFEIQTYQIKIDNKPQNKLQIISLFEDVTGRLWILTVGKGLFFLQDGKFYPLSRKMGLLSSYVYKMIQYNDSTLWVATARGLSAINCRDSIPQKCDSLGVFGLKNPYIVDLVKDRDGRVWFSILDEGLFYLNPDGSFNKITKKDGLIENNIWGIALDPKGGMWLTYNVKGISYLEVQELNQNQYRISHFNSQEKLTTIDIFKIFVDREGNVWLGLNGKGVDLLRKSLLQTYRISGKNMPENIVWSIWGDGKRYWFGLENGLASMDMRTGKINLVKEIDGVKLNSVMQILAEKNGDFWIISYGSGIFHYDSQQRRFRRFKIPEDIDPRFVYCISKDDEDKYWFGFEFFGLLIYDSKSKTFKRLTRSDNKILSDSIAVLYNDGVGNMWIGTFDAGLIQYDGSTFKLFSSETGFPIHGVNSITRGPDGRLWLISDSDEVVVFDGEKVEVLTERFGLRQNSLYSLSFWKNQLWVGTNRGIVCIDLKSGGKYDIGLNTGFDVTEANERAVFIAPDSSLWFGTIDGVIRVNPASLQDYMLSPNVELYDVKIFSQHAEWPEDSRLSHNKNHLTFVYTGIFFKVPEWLKFQYRLRGFDREWSKPTDSRSVTYSYIPPGEYVFEVRASIDGVNWSEPATLSFTISPPFYKTWWFLFMASLFIFSVVVGTIYYRDKKNKQIQAYLEQKVNERTQELLQQKERVETINKALSESESKFRTLTEISPSAIFIYQDYKFIYVNPATEKITGYKKEELLDKPIFEIVHPDFKAIVAERARKRLKGEKVPDRYEFKIIRKDGQERWVDFSARAITYLGKEAGLGTVFDVTERKRAEEALLEEKERLDATLSAIGDGVIATDREQRIIICNKRALNILGPDNFEEKKYIGAYFPDLFKIFNENTNEPLPNPVSTLIESNGANQIEGSGFLKSRGKKKVLIEYSAAPIFDKHSNIIGVVIAFRDVTAKRRMEAELLKNQKLESIGVLAGGIAHDFNNFLTAIMGNLSLLRMRMNEEDKRLISRIQSAEKAAEKAQELTQQLLTFSKGGLPIKKTTDIRELVQDSAEFVLSGANVDFVLESDSDLWHAEVDQGQINQVIQNLIINANQAMPNGGTIYLKLKNMELKTPGKLPLEAGKYIKITIKDQGVGIPPKYLSKIFDPFFSTKQSGSGLGLTTAFSIVKKHKGHIEVQSEVGVGTEFTIYLPATTKRKEKVAEKLKFSKFKFGNQRPVVLIMDDEEMVRDLAANLFDQLGFVVIQARDGSEAINLYKSFKENERKIDLVVMDLTIPGGMGGKEAIKKLLEVDPDARVVVSSGYSNDPVMAQFEKYGFKACLRKPFKLEELLVILNSMDFNGN, from the coding sequence TTGGCATTTATTGGATATTTGCCGGCCGCACAGATGGATGTTATCAATTACAATGTCCAACAAGGCCTGGTTCAGTCGCAGGTTTTTGATATTGTCCAGGATAATGATGGCTTTATCTGGTTTGCAACTGCAGGGGGCATTTCCCGTTTTGACGGACATGACTTCATTTCGTTTACAAAGCGGCAGGGCATTGCCGATAATTTCACCACCTCCGCTTTATTAGATCGTGACGGCTTTTTGTGGTTTGGACATCAAAAAGGCAAACTTTCAAAAATTAATCCCAAAACGTTTGAAATACAAACCTACCAGATCAAAATCGATAATAAGCCGCAGAATAAATTACAAATCATTAGCCTGTTTGAAGATGTAACCGGAAGGTTGTGGATACTAACCGTGGGGAAAGGGCTTTTCTTTTTGCAGGACGGAAAGTTCTATCCCCTATCTCGCAAAATGGGGCTGCTCAGTTCCTATGTTTATAAAATGATCCAGTACAATGATTCTACACTGTGGGTGGCCACGGCCCGGGGCCTTTCGGCCATCAACTGCCGGGACTCCATCCCTCAAAAATGCGACTCCCTGGGCGTATTCGGCTTAAAAAATCCGTATATTGTCGATCTGGTTAAAGACCGCGACGGGCGCGTCTGGTTTAGCATCCTGGATGAAGGATTATTTTATCTTAATCCGGATGGCAGCTTTAACAAAATCACCAAGAAAGATGGACTGATCGAAAATAATATCTGGGGCATTGCGCTGGATCCGAAAGGCGGCATGTGGTTAACCTATAATGTAAAAGGGATTTCCTACCTGGAGGTTCAGGAGTTAAACCAGAACCAATACCGGATTAGCCATTTTAACTCACAAGAAAAGTTAACCACCATAGATATTTTTAAGATATTTGTGGATAGGGAAGGCAATGTCTGGCTCGGCTTAAACGGAAAAGGCGTTGACCTGCTCAGAAAGTCATTATTACAAACCTACCGGATTAGCGGAAAAAACATGCCGGAAAACATTGTGTGGTCTATCTGGGGAGATGGAAAAAGATATTGGTTCGGTCTGGAAAACGGACTGGCCAGTATGGATATGCGCACCGGCAAAATAAATCTGGTTAAAGAGATTGACGGCGTTAAGTTAAACAGCGTGATGCAGATTTTAGCGGAAAAAAACGGTGATTTCTGGATCATTTCGTATGGAAGCGGCATTTTTCATTATGATTCACAACAGCGCCGTTTTAGACGCTTCAAGATTCCAGAAGATATTGATCCCCGCTTTGTTTATTGCATTAGCAAAGATGACGAGGATAAATATTGGTTTGGTTTTGAGTTTTTTGGCTTGCTGATTTATGACTCCAAAAGCAAAACGTTTAAACGACTGACGCGCAGCGACAATAAGATATTGAGCGATAGTATAGCCGTCCTTTATAATGATGGCGTTGGGAATATGTGGATCGGAACATTTGATGCCGGCCTTATTCAATATGATGGCAGCACATTCAAATTATTTTCGAGTGAAACCGGTTTTCCGATCCATGGAGTCAATTCCATTACGCGAGGACCGGACGGCAGGTTGTGGTTAATCAGCGATAGCGACGAAGTGGTCGTTTTTGACGGAGAAAAAGTTGAAGTTTTGACGGAGCGCTTCGGTTTAAGGCAGAATTCACTTTATTCTTTGAGCTTCTGGAAAAATCAATTATGGGTTGGTACCAATCGTGGTATTGTGTGCATCGATTTAAAGAGCGGCGGCAAGTATGATATTGGCCTGAATACGGGCTTTGATGTAACTGAGGCCAATGAGCGTGCTGTTTTTATAGCCCCCGACAGCTCGCTATGGTTTGGAACCATTGATGGGGTTATTCGTGTTAATCCGGCATCCTTGCAAGATTATATGCTATCGCCCAATGTGGAATTGTATGATGTGAAGATTTTTTCCCAGCATGCGGAATGGCCAGAGGATAGCCGGCTGTCGCATAATAAAAATCATCTTACCTTTGTTTATACCGGCATATTTTTTAAAGTGCCGGAATGGCTAAAATTCCAATATCGTTTGCGCGGCTTTGACAGAGAATGGTCCAAACCAACCGATAGCCGTTCGGTAACCTATTCCTACATTCCGCCGGGGGAATATGTGTTTGAAGTGCGGGCATCGATCGATGGCGTAAACTGGTCTGAGCCTGCCACACTGAGTTTTACTATCTCTCCGCCTTTTTACAAAACATGGTGGTTCCTTTTTATGGCCAGCCTGTTCATATTTTCTGTGGTTGTGGGAACCATTTATTATCGCGATAAAAAAAATAAGCAGATTCAAGCCTATCTTGAACAAAAAGTTAACGAACGCACACAAGAGTTACTGCAGCAAAAAGAACGCGTTGAAACCATTAATAAAGCTTTAAGCGAAAGTGAATCGAAATTCAGAACCTTGACGGAAATTTCGCCCTCTGCTATTTTTATTTATCAGGATTACAAATTTATCTACGTAAATCCTGCCACTGAAAAAATTACCGGTTACAAAAAAGAAGAATTACTGGACAAACCCATTTTTGAGATCGTTCATCCAGACTTTAAAGCTATTGTTGCCGAGCGCGCGCGCAAGCGGTTAAAGGGAGAGAAAGTTCCCGATCGCTATGAATTTAAAATTATCAGAAAAGACGGCCAGGAACGCTGGGTTGATTTTTCAGCCAGAGCCATAACCTACCTGGGAAAAGAGGCGGGGCTTGGAACCGTGTTCGATGTGACGGAACGTAAAAGAGCAGAGGAGGCTTTGTTAGAGGAAAAGGAAAGGTTAGATGCAACGTTGTCGGCCATCGGAGACGGCGTTATTGCAACCGATAGGGAGCAACGAATTATTATCTGCAATAAACGCGCCTTAAACATATTGGGTCCTGATAATTTTGAAGAAAAAAAATATATCGGCGCTTATTTCCCCGATCTGTTTAAAATATTTAATGAAAACACCAACGAGCCTTTGCCCAATCCGGTCTCTACTCTCATTGAATCAAATGGCGCGAATCAAATCGAGGGCAGCGGATTTTTAAAGAGCCGTGGCAAGAAAAAGGTTTTGATTGAGTATTCTGCTGCGCCCATCTTTGACAAACACAGCAATATCATTGGCGTGGTTATTGCCTTTCGGGATGTTACGGCCAAACGGCGGATGGAAGCAGAGCTTTTGAAAAATCAAAAATTGGAGTCCATCGGCGTGCTGGCTGGCGGCATTGCCCATGATTTTAACAATTTTTTAACCGCTATTATGGGCAATTTATCTTTGTTAAGAATGCGGATGAATGAAGAGGATAAACGATTAATCAGCCGCATTCAAAGCGCGGAAAAAGCGGCTGAAAAGGCGCAGGAATTAACACAGCAACTATTGACCTTTTCAAAAGGCGGGTTGCCCATTAAAAAAACGACCGATATTCGAGAACTGGTACAGGATTCCGCTGAGTTTGTCCTGAGCGGCGCGAATGTCGATTTTGTGTTGGAAAGTGATTCGGACCTGTGGCACGCCGAAGTAGATCAGGGCCAGATCAATCAGGTAATCCAAAACCTGATCATTAATGCCAATCAGGCCATGCCGAACGGTGGAACCATCTATCTGAAACTCAAAAATATGGAATTAAAGACGCCGGGCAAACTGCCTCTGGAAGCGGGTAAATATATTAAGATTACTATTAAAGATCAGGGCGTGGGGATTCCGCCCAAATACCTTTCCAAAATCTTCGATCCTTTCTTTTCTACCAAACAGAGCGGCAGCGGGCTGGGATTGACCACCGCCTTTTCTATCGTTAAAAAACACAAAGGGCATATTGAAGTGCAATCCGAAGTCGGAGTTGGAACGGAATTTACAATCTACTTACCGGCGACGACCAAACGGAAAGAAAAAGTCGCAGAAAAACTTAAGTTTTCTAAATTTAAATTCGGCAATCAGCGACCGGTGGTTTTAATTATGGACGACGAAGAGATGGTGCGCGATCTGGCAGCGAATTTGTTCGATCAGCTTGGCTTTGTTGTGATTCAGGCAAGAGACGGGAGCGAGGCCATTAATTTGTACAAAAGTTTCAAAGAAAACGAGCGGAAGATCGACCTGGTGGTCATGGATTTGACCATTCCCGGAGGAATGGGAGGAAAAGAAGCGATTAAAAAGTTGTTGGAAGTAGATCCGGATGCCCGGGTGGTGGTCTCCAGCGGCTATTCCAATGACCCGGTAATGGCCCAATTTGAAAAATATGGATTTAAGGCCTGTCTTAGAAAACCTTTTAAATTAGAAGAGCTGCTTGTCATTTTAAACAGCATGGATTTTAACGGGAATTAA
- a CDS encoding alanine racemase, whose product MNVLNSIKRPTLLLDRRKCLNNIEKMVKKAADHGLRFRPHFKTHQSVEIGRWFNDLGVRSITVSSLSMAEYFARAGWQDITVAFPVNVREMDAINRLAGRIQLNLLVESSQVTDFLAAKLNSKVNLFIKIDTGLHRTGLEPAATDEVDRILDVVQKSPLLSFSGFLTHSGHTYRAKSVAEIKDIHTDAVRQLSALKEKYRARFPHLIVSIGDTPSCSLVDDFSSVDEIRPGNFVFYDVMQWQLGSCTLDQVAVALACPVVAKHEQRGELVLYGGAIHLSKERLILQDGRICYGVMVELKEDGWEIPSKIQPLTGLSQEHGILNVDKESMQKIAVGDLVGILPVHSCLTAHLMKGYLTFDGQTIDHLNARTNFLQT is encoded by the coding sequence ATGAATGTTTTAAACAGCATCAAGCGGCCGACGCTTTTGCTCGACCGACGCAAGTGTTTAAACAATATTGAAAAAATGGTTAAAAAAGCAGCCGATCATGGCCTCCGCTTTAGACCCCATTTTAAAACACACCAGTCTGTGGAAATCGGAAGGTGGTTTAACGATTTGGGTGTGCGATCGATTACCGTTTCTTCTTTGAGTATGGCTGAGTATTTTGCCCGGGCCGGATGGCAGGATATTACGGTTGCGTTTCCGGTTAACGTTCGGGAAATGGATGCCATTAATCGCCTTGCTGGCCGGATTCAATTAAACCTGCTGGTTGAATCGAGCCAGGTAACCGATTTTCTGGCCGCGAAGCTCAATTCGAAAGTCAATTTGTTCATCAAAATAGACACCGGTTTACATCGTACCGGCCTGGAGCCGGCGGCGACCGATGAGGTGGATCGCATTCTGGATGTAGTGCAAAAGTCTCCGCTGTTAAGTTTTAGCGGCTTTTTGACGCACTCCGGTCACACCTACCGGGCGAAATCTGTTGCCGAAATAAAAGATATTCATACAGACGCTGTCCGCCAGCTGTCTGCTCTAAAAGAAAAGTACAGGGCGCGTTTCCCCCATTTAATCGTATCCATCGGCGATACGCCTTCCTGCAGTCTGGTGGATGATTTTAGCAGCGTGGACGAAATTCGGCCGGGCAATTTTGTGTTTTACGACGTGATGCAGTGGCAGCTCGGTTCCTGCACTCTGGATCAGGTGGCCGTGGCTTTGGCCTGTCCGGTTGTGGCCAAACACGAACAACGGGGCGAATTGGTGCTGTATGGGGGCGCCATTCATCTTTCAAAAGAGCGCCTGATTTTACAAGACGGCAGAATCTGTTATGGCGTGATGGTGGAGCTTAAGGAGGACGGCTGGGAGATTCCTTCGAAAATACAACCGCTAACGGGGCTTTCTCAGGAACATGGTATTTTAAACGTGGATAAAGAGAGCATGCAAAAAATTGCGGTGGGCGACCTGGTGGGAATCCTGCCCGTGCATTCCTGTTTAACCGCTCATTTAATGAAAGGTTATTTGACATTCGACGGGCAAACGATCGATCACCTGAACGCCCGGACCAATTTTTTACAGACTTGA
- the rnhA gene encoding ribonuclease HI yields the protein MKQVEIFTDGACSGNPGPGGYGTILKYQQHTKELSEGYFKTTNNRMELMAIIKGLEALKEPCEVTVYSDSRYIVDAINKGWLKNWVKRRWIRGKNEPVKNVDLWKRLLKQLEKHKVQFIWVKGHAGHTENERCDELAVKAASRPKLNDL from the coding sequence ATGAAACAAGTAGAAATCTTTACAGACGGCGCCTGTTCAGGCAATCCCGGCCCCGGTGGCTATGGAACGATTTTAAAATATCAACAACACACCAAAGAACTATCGGAAGGTTATTTCAAAACGACGAATAATCGCATGGAATTGATGGCTATCATAAAAGGGCTGGAGGCCTTAAAAGAGCCGTGCGAGGTGACGGTTTATTCCGATTCTCGCTACATTGTGGACGCCATCAATAAAGGCTGGCTGAAAAACTGGGTCAAGCGACGCTGGATTCGGGGCAAAAACGAACCCGTAAAAAATGTCGATTTATGGAAGCGACTTCTTAAACAGCTCGAAAAACATAAAGTGCAATTCATTTGGGTTAAAGGACATGCTGGCCACACCGAAAACGAACGATGCGATGAATTGGCGGTGAAGGCGGCATCCAGGCCCAAACTTAATGATCTCTAA
- a CDS encoding carbon starvation protein A, whose product MSVLLMVLLTFFGYILMYRLYGKYLARVIFKLTDDAVVPSKEFEDGIDYVPTKKEIIFGHHFTSIAGTGPIVGPAIAVIWGWVPALLWVFLGSIMMGAVHDFGALVISMRNKGKSISEFTARYINSRTRFFFFLIVFLALWIVIAIFGLVIAIIFNIFPSSVLPVWLQIPISIALGYVIYRRKGNIILWSVIAVLLLYGTMVLGSYFPIKMPTVAGIPPTGVWTIILLIYAFWASVLPVTTLLQPRDFINAYQLLIAMFLMTMGILAAAVSGRLELVAPAVQMHPAEAPSMWPFLFITIACGAISGFHSLVASGTSSKQVKSEPDALFVGYGSMLTEGALATLVIAAVAAGIGLGYHSGGKTLFGLEAWSTHYASWTAAAGLGSKIAAFVTGAANFLSSLGIPQSIAVVIMGVFVASFAGTTLDTATRIQRYIISELASNINLPVLTKRHPATAFAVISAGLLAFASGADGKGALTLWPMFGAVNQTLAALALIVITLYLRGRGGLKWMVSGLPALFMAGMTLWASILNQLNFVSAQKILLLSINGIIILLVLWIAVEGLIKFFSDNQKGVDVQIEH is encoded by the coding sequence ATGAGCGTGCTTTTAATGGTTTTGCTGACTTTTTTCGGCTACATCCTGATGTACCGGCTGTATGGAAAATATCTGGCCAGGGTCATCTTTAAGCTTACGGATGACGCTGTGGTGCCTTCTAAGGAATTTGAAGATGGGATCGATTACGTTCCCACCAAAAAAGAGATCATCTTCGGCCATCATTTTACCTCGATCGCCGGAACCGGGCCCATTGTCGGCCCGGCGATCGCCGTCATCTGGGGCTGGGTGCCGGCTTTACTCTGGGTGTTTTTAGGTTCCATTATGATGGGCGCCGTTCATGACTTTGGCGCGCTGGTTATTTCCATGCGCAATAAGGGCAAGTCCATCTCCGAATTTACCGCACGCTACATCAACAGCCGAACGCGTTTCTTTTTCTTTTTGATCGTTTTTCTGGCTTTGTGGATTGTCATCGCTATTTTCGGGCTGGTGATCGCCATCATTTTTAACATCTTCCCTTCGTCTGTACTGCCCGTTTGGCTGCAAATTCCCATTTCCATTGCCCTGGGCTACGTCATTTACAGGCGCAAGGGGAACATTATCCTCTGGTCGGTTATTGCGGTTCTGTTGCTTTACGGCACCATGGTGCTGGGGAGCTATTTTCCGATTAAGATGCCGACCGTGGCAGGGATTCCGCCCACCGGCGTGTGGACGATTATTTTATTGATTTATGCTTTCTGGGCTTCGGTACTGCCGGTTACCACCTTACTTCAGCCTCGTGATTTTATCAACGCCTATCAGCTGTTGATTGCCATGTTTTTGATGACCATGGGCATCCTGGCCGCCGCCGTTAGCGGTCGTCTTGAGCTGGTGGCCCCCGCCGTACAGATGCATCCGGCCGAGGCGCCTTCCATGTGGCCCTTTTTATTCATTACCATTGCCTGCGGCGCCATCAGCGGATTTCATTCTCTGGTGGCCTCGGGAACCTCATCCAAACAGGTAAAAAGCGAACCGGATGCGCTGTTTGTGGGCTATGGCTCTATGTTAACCGAAGGGGCGCTGGCTACGCTGGTTATTGCCGCGGTGGCCGCGGGTATTGGTCTTGGTTACCACAGCGGCGGTAAAACGTTGTTTGGTTTGGAAGCCTGGTCAACGCACTACGCCTCATGGACCGCCGCTGCGGGACTCGGTTCAAAGATCGCTGCCTTTGTAACGGGCGCCGCCAATTTTCTTTCCAGCCTTGGAATTCCGCAGAGTATTGCCGTGGTTATTATGGGCGTTTTTGTGGCCTCGTTTGCCGGAACCACTCTGGATACCGCAACGCGCATTCAACGTTACATCATAAGCGAACTGGCCTCGAATATTAACCTGCCTGTTCTCACCAAAAGACACCCGGCAACGGCCTTTGCCGTGATCTCGGCCGGTCTTCTGGCTTTTGCTTCTGGCGCAGATGGCAAGGGCGCTTTGACCCTGTGGCCCATGTTCGGAGCCGTGAATCAGACGTTGGCGGCCCTGGCTCTCATCGTCATTACCCTTTACCTGCGCGGCAGAGGCGGGCTGAAGTGGATGGTTTCTGGACTGCCGGCTCTTTTTATGGCAGGAATGACCTTGTGGGCCAGCATTCTGAATCAATTAAATTTTGTTTCTGCGCAAAAAATTTTACTGCTTTCCATTAACGGCATTATTATTTTATTAGTTTTGTGGATTGCAGTCGAAGGATTGATTAAATTCTTTTCCGATAACCAAAAAGGGGTGGATGTGCAAATTGAACATTAA
- a CDS encoding ArsA family ATPase, producing the protein MMHYFILGKGGVGKSTVALLKALAFNAQGKTVRLVSLDQAHNLSDILGPDADKIPKDLIIDEPDIDRFIKEYVSQSEALLKKNYRYLTALNLEHHFNILKYAPGMEEYGLLLAYQRYLKRAREDVLLFDMPPTALALKFFSLPFVSIIWLKQLRELRRQILEKKQIISGVKFGKKEVETDSIKKNLEEQLEQYREITQQFQNGETCRIAVVANADSVSIAESARIIRHLEELSISVSEFFLNKSTEEGLKQLQLPVKEKIRLILIQPSTKTLVGMSALSEFMKTCSQSLV; encoded by the coding sequence ATGATGCATTATTTCATCCTGGGGAAAGGCGGCGTGGGTAAATCGACCGTCGCTCTTTTAAAGGCGCTGGCCTTTAATGCACAAGGGAAAACGGTGCGGTTGGTTTCCCTCGATCAGGCGCATAATCTTAGCGATATCCTTGGTCCGGATGCGGATAAAATCCCTAAAGATTTAATCATTGACGAGCCTGATATTGACCGGTTTATAAAGGAATACGTTAGCCAGAGCGAAGCATTACTAAAGAAAAATTATCGCTACCTTACGGCGTTAAATCTTGAACACCATTTCAACATATTAAAATACGCGCCGGGCATGGAGGAATACGGTCTTTTGCTGGCCTACCAGCGCTACCTGAAGCGTGCCAGGGAAGATGTCCTGCTTTTCGACATGCCGCCGACCGCCCTGGCCTTAAAGTTCTTTAGCCTGCCTTTTGTCTCTATTATCTGGCTAAAGCAGCTCAGGGAATTACGCAGGCAAATCCTGGAGAAAAAACAAATCATCTCCGGAGTTAAATTTGGCAAAAAAGAAGTTGAAACCGATTCGATTAAAAAAAATCTCGAAGAGCAGCTCGAACAATATCGGGAAATAACGCAACAATTTCAGAATGGGGAAACTTGTAGAATTGCGGTAGTCGCCAATGCCGATTCGGTCTCAATTGCCGAAAGCGCCAGGATAATCCGTCACCTGGAGGAATTGAGTATCTCTGTAAGCGAATTTTTTCTAAATAAAAGCACGGAAGAGGGCTTAAAGCAGTTGCAATTACCAGTAAAGGAAAAAATACGGCTTATTCTCATTCAACCATCAACAAAAACGTTGGTTGGTATGAGCGCCTTATCGGAATTTATGAAGACTTGTAGCCAAAGTTTAGTATGA
- a CDS encoding DUF2179 domain-containing protein — translation MLNWDALFAPLFICLARISDVSIGTIRIIMIGRGNRLLASLLGFFEVIIWLLAIGQVFKNLDNVASYLAYGLGFALGNFIGISIENKLALGYQIVQIVTEDNLKTLSMLLREEGFKVTHLYASNERERLDFLYLITPRKKVSQAMQIAREFDPNALISVSDVRSAYPQLSHSRGRRWRAILKKK, via the coding sequence ATGCTGAACTGGGATGCGCTGTTTGCGCCGCTGTTCATCTGTCTGGCTCGAATATCAGATGTGAGCATTGGAACGATTCGCATTATCATGATCGGCAGGGGCAATCGTTTACTGGCCAGCCTCCTCGGCTTTTTTGAAGTAATAATCTGGTTGCTGGCAATCGGTCAGGTCTTTAAAAATTTGGACAACGTGGCATCATACCTGGCCTATGGCCTGGGCTTTGCTCTGGGAAATTTTATCGGAATTTCCATTGAAAACAAACTGGCTCTTGGCTACCAGATTGTTCAGATTGTGACGGAAGATAATCTCAAGACGTTGAGCATGCTGTTGCGCGAAGAAGGTTTTAAGGTAACTCATCTTTATGCCAGCAACGAAAGGGAGCGCCTTGATTTTCTTTATTTAATTACGCCCAGAAAAAAAGTAAGTCAGGCCATGCAAATTGCCAGAGAGTTCGATCCAAACGCTTTAATTTCGGTTTCTGACGTACGAAGCGCCTATCCCCAACTGAGCCATTCGCGCGGCAGAAGATGGCGTGCCATTCTAAAGAAAAAATAG